In Microcella indica, the genomic window TCCTGCAAGCAGGGCCAACCGCACGAGCACTTCTTCCGCCCGGTGACGGGTGGCTCTACTTCGCTCGTCAGAAGCCAATCGCGATCTCCCGAAGGTGTTCCGCAGCCTCTAGCGCCCGCCCGCCAGAACGCACCAGGTCCGCATAGACCCGTACCGGAGACGCGACGGGCAGCCCATCGATGTGTCGATCGAATTCGAAGGTGAAGCGCGGTGCGCTGCGAAGATGCACGCGTCCACCCCGATCGACGACCGTCATGTCGTCGTGGCGCGTTAGTCGCTCGATTGAGCTTTCGAAGTCCTTGTCGGGAACGTAGACAATCATGTCCGGCACAGATGTTGTGAACGGGGCAAGCGCAGAGGCACCAAGCCAGCCGGAGACTGCCCACGGTGTAGTTGTGAGACCTTGGGAAATGTAGCGTTGCCAATCGCGAGGTTCGCGCGAGAGCACGTGAAGTTCTGCACTCTCCTCGCTGTGGGTGGATCGCTTGTACCAGGCCGCCCAATCGCTCAACAGCCTCCCCCGCTGCGGAAGCTCTCGCCACGATGTCGGCCCTCTTTCTGGGCCGAACTTGGAGGTGTAGCCCTCGTTATCGAGCATGAGCAGGACCTTGGCAACCGAACTTGGCGAGATCCCTGTTGCTTCAGCGATCAACGAGATGCGGTCAATACTGCTCCACGGTGTGGGTGCTGGACTCACCGCGGATATCTGACGACTGAGGATGTACTCGACGACCCGCTTCGCGCTGGGTGACCAGTTCATTCCGGTCAGCATGCGGCGCGGGATCGGTTTCGGCTTCTGTCGGGATATGTATATGCCGCTATCTGGGGTGATCTCTGCGTGACCAGCGGCATCCGCCCACGAGAGCCGGTGTTCAGTGAGCAACTCGACTGCACCGGGGCTCATGCGGCGCGCGGTGACGACCATTGTTCCGCGCTGCTCCGGATTGCGCGCCTTATTGAGCAGTATTCGAACGTCGGCAGGGAACCCTTCACCGATCCATTCTGGATCGAGTCGGATCGTTGTGCCGTTGTAGCGGAGCTCGACATGGTTGATGCCGTCGACTGGCATCATGGCGGGCGGCACGACGTTCATGAGAACAGCGATGCCGGGGTTGTTTCCAGATTTCACAGTTTTCACTGTATCAAGAAACAACTCAGTTTTCTCGAAATAACTTCCAAGAAGCTGGAAGGGGAAACAAATCGGCACAGTACTCGAGGTCCGCTCCCGTGGGCGACGACCGCTGACACAATGACGACCGCTGACACAATGGGGCCATGACCGATTCGCGCCTCGCCGTCATCGTCCTCGCCGCCGGGCAGGGCACGCGCATGAAGTCGCGCACCCCGAAGGTGCTGCACCGGCTCGCCGGCGTGCCGCTCATCGGCCACGTTCTCGCGACGGCCCGCGCGCTCGACCCCGAGCACGTCGTCGCGGTAGTGCGTCACGAGCGCGACGTGGTCGCCGCGGCGATCGCCGACCTGGATGCCCACGCGATCATCGCCGATCAGGACGAGATCCCCGGCACCGGCCGAGCAGTCGAGGCGGGCCTCGCCGCGCTGCCCGCCGACTTCGAGGGCGACGTGCTCGTGGTCTCGGGCGATGTGCCGCTGCTCGACGCCGAGACGCTCGCCTCCCTGCTCGCGCGGCACCGGGGAGCCGAGGCCGCGGCGACCGTCCTGAGCGCGGTGCTCGACGACGCCACCGGGTACGGCCGCATCGTGCGCGATGTGGCGGGCACGCTCGACCGCATCGTCGAGCAGAAGGACGCGACCGAGGCGGAGCGGGCGCTCACCGAGATCAACTCGGGCACCTATGTGTTCCGCTCGGCGCCGCTGCGCGAGAAACTCGCCCTCGTCTCGACCGACAACGCGGCGCAGGAGAAATACCTCACCGACGTCATCGGCCTGCTGCGCGGGGACGAGCACCCCGTCGCCGCCTTGCCCGCTGGCCAGAGCTGGATCGTCGCGGGCGTCAACGACCGCGTGCAGCTCGCCGACGCGGGTCTGCGCCTCAACCAGATGATCGTGCGCGGCTGGCAGCTCGCCGGCGTCACCATCAGCGACCCCGCGAGCGTGTGGATCGACCGCACCGTGACCCTCGAGGAGGACTCCGAGATCCTCCCGGGCACGCAGCTGAAGGGCGCGACGACGATCGCGCGCGGCGCCGTCGTCGGCCCCGACACGACCCTCACCGACTGCGAGGTGGGGGAGGGTGCGCGCGTGAGCCGCACCGACGGCACCCTCGCCGTCATCGGAGCGGGCGCATCCGTCGGGCCCTTCGCCTACCTGCGACCCGGCACTCGGCTCGCCGCGGACGGCAAGATCGGCACCTTCGTCGAGACGAAGAACGCCGTCATCGGGCTCGGCAGCAAGGTGCCGCACTTGAGCTACATCGGCGACACGACGGTGGGAGAGGGCTCCAACATCGGGGCCGGCACCATCACGGCCAACTACGACGGTGTGAAGAAGCACCGCACCGAGGTCGGCTCGCACGTGCGCAGCGGCTCGCACAACGTGTTCGTCGCCCCCGTTAGGATTGGGGACGGAGCGTACACGGGAGCAGGAACGGTGGTCCGCAAGGATGTTCCGGCCGGCGCCCTCGCGGTGAACCACGCACCTCAGCGCACTGTTCCACGATGGGTGGCGGCGAATCGCCCGGGGACGGCTGCGGCGGAGGCGGCAGCGGCCGCATCCGAGACCGATGGGGACCGGAGCACCGAGTAGGCGACCAGAACACGACAAGTCGCACAACGCGGCGGAAGGCGGGCAGTAGTGGCCAGCATCAAGATCACCGGCCAGAAGAGACTCGTCATCGTGTCGGGGCGATCCCACCCCGAGCTCGCCGCGCAGGTTGCCGAATACCTGCAGACCGACGTCGTGCACACCGACGCCCGCACCTTCGCCAACGGTGAGATCTACGCCCGCTACGACGAGAGCGTGCGCGGCTGCGACGCCTTCGTGCTGCAGTCGCACGCGAAGCCCATCAACGAGGCGCTCATGGAGCAGCTCGTCATGGTCGACGCCCTCAAGCGGGCCAGCGCCAAGCGCATCACGGTCGTCGCGCCCTTCTACCCCTACTCGCGTCAAGACAAGAAGGGCAGAGGTCGCGAGCCCATCAGCGCGCGACTGGTTGCTGACCTGTTCAAGGCCGCCGGCGCCGACCGCATCATGAGCGTCGACCTCCACGCCGCTCAGATTCAAGGCTTCTTCGATGGCCCCGTCGACCACCTCTTCGCGATGCCCGTGCTGCTCGAGCACTTCCGCGCCCAGCTCGACCCGGCGACGCTCACCGTCGTCTCGCCCGACATGGGGCGCGTGCGCGTCGCCGACATCTGGAGCCAGAAGCTGGATGCTCCACTCGCGATCATCCACAAGCGGCGCGACCCGATGGTGCACAACCAGGTGACCGTGCACGAGATCGTCGGCGAGGTGGAGGGCCGCGTGTGCCTGCTCGTCGACGACATGATCGACACCGGTCGCACGATCGTCAAGGCCGCGGAGGCGCTCAAGAAGTCGGGCGCCACGGGCGTCGTCGTCGCCGCGACTCACGCGATCTTCAGCGACCCGGCCTTCGAGATCCTCCAGGATGAGTCGATCGACCAGGTCGTCGTGACCGACACGCTGCCCGTGCCGGCCGACAAGCGCTGGGATCGCCTCACGGTGCTGCCCATCGCGCCTCTGCTCGCGCGCGCCATCCACGAGGTGTTCGACGACGGGTCGGTCACCTCGATGTTCGACGGCGCCGCCTAACCTGCTGCGGCACCTCAGCTTGGTACAACTGTGCCCGTGGGTGGCAACTGTGCCGCCTACAGCGAGCACAGTTGCCACTACGTGGCACACTCGTGCGCCGGAGACAGCTAGAGCGCGAGCAGCTCTCGGATGCACGCCTCGAAGACCTCGTGGTGAGCATCCACGTCGGCCCGCGTCGTCATGGGCGCCATGAGCGCCATGTTGTGGAACGGCGTCAGCATGATGCCGCGGTTGGCGAGGTAGAGGTGGATGACGTCTTCGAGCTCGCCGTCGGCGGCCTCGGCCGCGAGCGTGCCGTTGATCGGGTACGGCCTGGCGAAGCGGTACTCGGCGCGCGCCCCGAGCTGGTTGATCGCCCACGGCAGCTCGTACCGGTCGAACAGCTCGTTGACCCCGTCGGTGAAGTACGTCGCCGTGTCGATCATGTGCGCGAAGGCCTCGTCGGTCAGCACGTGCTCGAGCGTCGCGCGCATCGCCGCGACCGAGACCGGGTTGCCCGCGAGGGTGCCGCCGACGCCTCCCATGTCGACGAGGTCGAGGTCGTCGCGCGCGAGCGCGCGCTCGGCGAACTCGGCTGAG contains:
- a CDS encoding type IV toxin-antitoxin system AbiEi family antitoxin gives rise to the protein MKSGNNPGIAVLMNVVPPAMMPVDGINHVELRYNGTTIRLDPEWIGEGFPADVRILLNKARNPEQRGTMVVTARRMSPGAVELLTEHRLSWADAAGHAEITPDSGIYISRQKPKPIPRRMLTGMNWSPSAKRVVEYILSRQISAVSPAPTPWSSIDRISLIAEATGISPSSVAKVLLMLDNEGYTSKFGPERGPTSWRELPQRGRLLSDWAAWYKRSTHSEESAELHVLSREPRDWQRYISQGLTTTPWAVSGWLGASALAPFTTSVPDMIVYVPDKDFESSIERLTRHDDMTVVDRGGRVHLRSAPRFTFEFDRHIDGLPVASPVRVYADLVRSGGRALEAAEHLREIAIGF
- the glmU gene encoding bifunctional UDP-N-acetylglucosamine diphosphorylase/glucosamine-1-phosphate N-acetyltransferase GlmU yields the protein MTDSRLAVIVLAAGQGTRMKSRTPKVLHRLAGVPLIGHVLATARALDPEHVVAVVRHERDVVAAAIADLDAHAIIADQDEIPGTGRAVEAGLAALPADFEGDVLVVSGDVPLLDAETLASLLARHRGAEAAATVLSAVLDDATGYGRIVRDVAGTLDRIVEQKDATEAERALTEINSGTYVFRSAPLREKLALVSTDNAAQEKYLTDVIGLLRGDEHPVAALPAGQSWIVAGVNDRVQLADAGLRLNQMIVRGWQLAGVTISDPASVWIDRTVTLEEDSEILPGTQLKGATTIARGAVVGPDTTLTDCEVGEGARVSRTDGTLAVIGAGASVGPFAYLRPGTRLAADGKIGTFVETKNAVIGLGSKVPHLSYIGDTTVGEGSNIGAGTITANYDGVKKHRTEVGSHVRSGSHNVFVAPVRIGDGAYTGAGTVVRKDVPAGALAVNHAPQRTVPRWVAANRPGTAAAEAAAAASETDGDRSTE
- a CDS encoding ribose-phosphate diphosphokinase, producing MASIKITGQKRLVIVSGRSHPELAAQVAEYLQTDVVHTDARTFANGEIYARYDESVRGCDAFVLQSHAKPINEALMEQLVMVDALKRASAKRITVVAPFYPYSRQDKKGRGREPISARLVADLFKAAGADRIMSVDLHAAQIQGFFDGPVDHLFAMPVLLEHFRAQLDPATLTVVSPDMGRVRVADIWSQKLDAPLAIIHKRRDPMVHNQVTVHEIVGEVEGRVCLLVDDMIDTGRTIVKAAEALKKSGATGVVVAATHAIFSDPAFEILQDESIDQVVVTDTLPVPADKRWDRLTVLPIAPLLARAIHEVFDDGSVTSMFDGAA